The following proteins are co-located in the Paludibaculum fermentans genome:
- a CDS encoding glycosyltransferase family 4 protein, which translates to MKFLYFTTFYPPYSFGGDAVYLHRMAHALGDAGHTVDVVHCVDSYHLQHPAEPEVRWAEHPNVTRHELRSPFGWLSPLVTHQTGRPLLTMKRLNDIAKSKPFDVVHYHNISLLGPGVLELDPAGKDFVKLYTAHEHWLVCPMHVLWKFDSHACESADCLKCTVRGHRPPQLWRYTGYLEKAARHVDQFLSPSRFCGQMHADRGFPYPVEHLPYFMERQDADWQTPSPRPQERPYFLFVGRLERIKGLHTLIDAWAKVRDWDLIVAGTGAEEAQLRAQAAANPRIRFVGCQSQEQLAGLYAHAVATIVPSVTYETFGIIIIESFARQRPVIVRDLGALPEVVADSGGGMIYRDNEELLAAVRRMGSSPGLSADLGARGYEAFVRQWTRPAHFERYFAFIAEARRRRYGTREEWQTISSPAVRAL; encoded by the coding sequence TTGAAGTTCCTCTATTTCACGACCTTTTACCCGCCCTATAGCTTCGGAGGCGATGCGGTGTACCTGCACCGCATGGCACATGCCCTTGGTGACGCCGGTCATACGGTGGATGTCGTCCATTGTGTCGACTCGTATCATCTGCAACACCCGGCTGAACCCGAGGTCCGCTGGGCCGAACATCCCAACGTCACCCGCCACGAACTCCGCAGCCCGTTCGGCTGGCTCTCCCCCCTGGTGACGCACCAGACCGGCCGCCCGTTGCTGACGATGAAGCGGCTGAACGATATCGCCAAATCGAAGCCCTTCGACGTCGTCCACTACCACAACATCTCGCTGCTGGGGCCCGGAGTCCTCGAACTCGACCCCGCCGGCAAAGACTTCGTCAAGCTCTACACCGCCCACGAACACTGGCTCGTCTGCCCCATGCACGTCCTGTGGAAGTTCGACTCCCACGCCTGCGAATCGGCCGACTGCCTGAAGTGCACCGTCCGCGGCCACCGTCCGCCCCAGCTCTGGCGCTACACCGGCTATCTCGAAAAGGCCGCCCGCCACGTCGACCAGTTCCTCAGCCCCAGCCGCTTCTGTGGGCAGATGCACGCCGATCGCGGCTTTCCTTACCCGGTCGAGCACCTCCCCTATTTCATGGAGCGCCAGGACGCCGACTGGCAAACCCCCTCGCCCCGTCCGCAGGAACGTCCTTACTTCCTCTTCGTCGGACGCCTGGAGCGCATCAAGGGCCTCCACACCCTGATCGACGCCTGGGCCAAGGTGCGCGACTGGGATCTCATCGTCGCCGGCACCGGAGCCGAAGAGGCGCAGCTCCGCGCCCAGGCGGCCGCCAACCCGCGCATCCGCTTCGTCGGCTGCCAGTCACAAGAGCAACTCGCCGGACTCTACGCGCACGCCGTCGCCACCATCGTGCCTTCCGTGACGTATGAGACCTTCGGCATCATCATCATCGAATCCTTCGCGCGCCAGCGGCCCGTCATTGTCAGGGACCTGGGCGCCCTGCCGGAGGTCGTAGCCGATTCCGGCGGCGGCATGATCTATCGCGACAACGAGGAACTGCTGGCCGCGGTTCGCAGAATGGGCTCCAGCCCCGGCCTCAGCGCGGATTTGGGAGCTCGTGGATATGAGGCGTTTGTCCGGCAATGGACCCGGCCAGCGCACTTCGAGCGGTACTTCGCCTTCATCGCGGAAGCCCGTCGAAGAAGATACGGAACCAGGGAAGAATGGCAAACTATCTCATCACCGGCGGTGCGGGCTTTATAG
- a CDS encoding FAD-dependent oxidoreductase → MSDLSTRRTSVIVLGGGPAGLGAAWQLARRGFAVTVVERGPAVGGNAGSLTVDGQRVDFGSHRLHPSCDPGILSDIRNFLGDDLLDRPRHGRIHLCGRWLHFPLKPADLVLHAPPAFAAGVLRDALWKPTPHGPENFASVLAAGLGPTICHDFYFPYAVKIWGMDPQRLDAEQARRRVSAGSLTKMVRKVLAPSKKGRFYYPRQGFGQISEAYAAAAEQAGAQILLNTSVTGIALQGNSRAAVEVRDAAGERTLEPGLVLSTIPIPQLARMLQPAAPGAILTAGGALRYRAMILIYVTLDTPQFTEYDAHYFPAAHIAITRLSEPKNYGLHGPAATTVLCAELPCDPADPVWQASDTDLQKLVLDALRQAGIPYEGRVLGTTARRLGQAYPVYETGFRRHFDPLDEWVSQLDGILTLGRQGLFAHDNTHHTLAMAYAAAECIDPAGRVDLDRWQQHRRAFEEFVVED, encoded by the coding sequence ATGTCTGATTTGTCTACCCGCCGGACCTCCGTCATCGTCTTGGGCGGCGGACCCGCCGGCCTGGGCGCCGCCTGGCAACTGGCCCGCCGGGGCTTCGCCGTCACCGTCGTCGAACGCGGCCCCGCCGTCGGCGGCAACGCCGGCAGCCTCACCGTCGATGGCCAGCGCGTCGACTTCGGCAGCCATCGCCTGCACCCCTCCTGCGACCCCGGCATCCTGTCCGACATCCGCAACTTCCTCGGCGACGACCTCCTCGACCGCCCGCGCCACGGCCGCATCCACCTCTGCGGACGCTGGCTCCACTTCCCCCTCAAGCCCGCTGACCTCGTCCTCCACGCGCCGCCCGCCTTTGCCGCCGGAGTCCTCCGCGACGCCCTCTGGAAACCCACCCCCCACGGCCCGGAGAACTTCGCCTCCGTCCTGGCCGCCGGACTCGGCCCCACCATCTGCCACGACTTCTACTTCCCCTACGCCGTCAAAATCTGGGGCATGGACCCCCAGCGCCTCGACGCCGAGCAGGCCCGCCGCCGCGTCTCCGCCGGTTCCCTCACCAAGATGGTCCGCAAGGTGCTCGCGCCGTCGAAAAAGGGCCGCTTCTACTACCCCCGCCAGGGCTTCGGTCAGATCAGTGAAGCCTACGCCGCCGCCGCGGAACAGGCCGGAGCGCAAATCCTCCTCAACACCTCCGTCACCGGCATCGCCCTCCAGGGCAACAGCCGCGCCGCCGTCGAGGTGCGCGACGCTGCCGGCGAACGCACCCTGGAGCCCGGTCTCGTCCTCTCCACCATCCCCATCCCCCAACTCGCCCGCATGCTGCAGCCAGCCGCGCCAGGGGCGATCCTCACCGCCGGTGGCGCCCTGCGCTATCGCGCCATGATCCTCATCTACGTCACCCTCGACACCCCGCAGTTCACTGAGTACGACGCCCACTACTTCCCCGCCGCCCACATCGCCATCACCCGCCTCTCCGAACCCAAGAACTACGGCCTCCACGGCCCCGCCGCCACCACCGTCCTCTGCGCCGAACTCCCCTGCGATCCCGCCGATCCCGTCTGGCAAGCCTCCGACACGGATCTGCAGAAGCTGGTCCTGGATGCCCTCCGCCAAGCCGGCATCCCCTATGAAGGCCGCGTCCTGGGCACCACCGCCCGCCGCCTCGGCCAGGCCTACCCCGTCTACGAAACCGGCTTCCGCCGCCACTTCGACCCGTTGGACGAATGGGTCAGCCAGCTCGACGGCATCCTGACCCTCGGCCGCCAGGGCCTCTTCGCCCACGACAACACCCACCACACCCTGGCCATGGCCTACGCCGCCGCCGAGTGCATCGACCCCGCCGGCCGCGTCGATCTCGATCGCTGGCAGCAGCACCGCCGCGCGTTCGAAGAGTTCGTGGTTGAGGACTAA
- a CDS encoding formylglycine-generating enzyme family protein — protein MRKLRKFFFLLALPAAAQTAAPAKPPADDLKLVQGLQRRIASGTKEKKASDMKPYKSTIPGTDVSFEMVPIPGGEFTMGTPAGEAGRQKDEGPQHKVRLDPFWMAAREVTWDEYRLFQFSHVEGKMPDVDAVSHPTRPYVEMSFGMGLNGFPAISMTQHAANKYAQWLSAKTGQFYRLPTEAEWEYACRAGNAPVDLAASAWYDANANGKYQLVGTKKPNAWGLYDMLGNVMEWTLDAYAPYPAGDAVNPWVKSKTSYPQVARGGSWNDPASSLRCGARVASDASWKQQDPQLPKSIWYLTDAQWLGFRLVRPLKVPSVVEMNSFWNNGVEVDP, from the coding sequence ATGCGGAAATTGCGTAAGTTCTTCTTTCTATTAGCTCTGCCGGCGGCCGCCCAAACAGCGGCCCCGGCCAAACCGCCCGCCGACGACCTCAAACTCGTCCAGGGCCTGCAGCGCCGCATCGCCTCCGGGACCAAGGAAAAGAAGGCTTCCGACATGAAGCCCTACAAATCCACCATCCCCGGCACCGATGTCAGCTTCGAGATGGTCCCCATCCCGGGCGGCGAATTCACCATGGGTACCCCCGCGGGGGAAGCCGGCCGCCAGAAGGACGAGGGCCCCCAGCACAAGGTCCGGCTCGATCCCTTCTGGATGGCCGCCCGCGAAGTCACCTGGGACGAGTACCGTCTCTTCCAGTTCTCCCATGTCGAGGGCAAAATGCCGGACGTCGACGCCGTGTCCCACCCGACCCGGCCCTACGTCGAAATGAGCTTCGGCATGGGCCTGAACGGCTTTCCGGCCATCAGCATGACCCAGCACGCGGCCAACAAGTACGCCCAGTGGCTCAGCGCCAAAACCGGCCAGTTCTACCGCCTGCCTACCGAAGCAGAGTGGGAGTACGCCTGCCGCGCCGGCAACGCCCCGGTCGATCTCGCCGCCTCGGCCTGGTACGACGCCAACGCCAACGGCAAGTATCAACTGGTGGGCACGAAGAAGCCTAATGCCTGGGGGCTCTATGACATGCTGGGCAACGTCATGGAGTGGACCCTTGACGCATACGCCCCTTACCCGGCCGGCGATGCCGTCAATCCCTGGGTGAAGTCCAAGACCTCCTACCCGCAGGTCGCCCGCGGCGGCTCCTGGAACGACCCCGCGTCCAGCCTCCGCTGCGGAGCCCGCGTCGCCTCCGACGCCAGTTGGAAACAGCAGGATCCTCAACTCCCCAAGAGCATCTGGTACCTCACCGATGCCCAGTGGCTCGGCTTCCGCCTGGTGCGGCCCCTGAAGGTGCCCTCGGTGGTCGAGATGAACTCCTTCTGGAACAATGGAGTAGAAGTCGATCCGTAA
- a CDS encoding superoxide dismutase family protein, producing the protein MTTRSILAATTALALSAFTLAGAQGDRKAATAEVKDAQGKVVATAKFKQVKGGVQLAVKATGLPAGSHAIHVHTVGKCEGPGFTTAGGHFNPAHKQHGIMNPEGHHAGDMPNFTINAKGAGTFKTIIQGITLVGDGETSLFHAGGTALVIHEKADDMKSDPAGNAGARLACGVVQ; encoded by the coding sequence ATGACAACTCGTTCCATCCTGGCCGCTACGACGGCCCTGGCGCTCTCCGCATTCACCCTGGCCGGGGCTCAGGGCGATCGGAAGGCCGCCACCGCGGAAGTCAAAGACGCGCAAGGCAAGGTAGTTGCCACCGCGAAGTTCAAGCAGGTGAAGGGCGGCGTGCAGCTCGCCGTCAAGGCCACCGGACTGCCGGCTGGATCCCATGCGATCCACGTCCACACGGTGGGCAAGTGCGAAGGCCCCGGCTTCACGACGGCCGGCGGCCACTTCAATCCGGCTCACAAACAGCACGGCATTATGAACCCCGAAGGCCACCACGCTGGCGATATGCCCAATTTCACCATCAACGCCAAGGGCGCGGGTACGTTCAAGACCATCATCCAAGGCATCACGCTGGTAGGGGACGGCGAGACCTCGCTGTTCCATGCGGGCGGCACGGCCCTGGTCATCCATGAGAAGGCAGACGACATGAAGAGCGATCCGGCGGGCAATGCCGGTGCGCGGCTGGCTTGTGGCGTAGTTCAGTAG
- a CDS encoding DUF1634 domain-containing protein has translation MAPSDHKLQQIISTTLRGGVIVAAAVGLTGGALYLFSQPPVPTFAVFGGSGTPYASPTQVMRLAFAAHGEGLQARGLAIAQLGILCLLLTPILRVAFSIVGFALERDWAYVMITAAVLLALTGSILLR, from the coding sequence ATGGCCCCTTCTGACCACAAACTCCAACAGATCATCTCCACCACCCTGCGCGGAGGCGTCATCGTGGCGGCCGCCGTCGGGCTGACCGGTGGAGCGCTTTACCTGTTCTCGCAGCCGCCGGTGCCGACGTTTGCGGTTTTCGGGGGCTCGGGCACGCCGTATGCCTCCCCTACGCAGGTGATGCGGCTGGCGTTCGCGGCGCATGGGGAAGGGCTGCAGGCGCGCGGCCTGGCGATCGCGCAGTTGGGGATCCTCTGCCTGCTGCTCACACCCATCCTGCGGGTGGCGTTTTCCATCGTCGGTTTCGCGCTGGAGCGGGACTGGGCCTACGTGATGATCACGGCGGCTGTGCTGCTGGCGCTGACCGGCAGCATCCTGCTGCGCTAA
- a CDS encoding Gfo/Idh/MocA family protein, translating into MNQSAEGLPGRRGFLKAGAVGFPAILSAAQSANAIKVGLVGAGGRGSGAAAQALKADDYAELTAVADIDMDTIDKSLARLQRAAGPKIKVASDKKFIGLDAFQKVIDSGVDVVLLATPPGFRPQHLRYAIEAGKHVFCEKPVATDGPGVRHVLETVDIATKKNVSLVAGFCWRYSNYIAETFDKIGSGAIGDIVAYYATYYTSPVKPMPPESTRPAGMSDTEWQIRNWYNFQWLCGDSLVEQAVHSVDKVAWAMKDQPPISCVAVGGRQIPANGGNIYDHFAVNYLYPNGVRAFVANRQTENCYNENSDYILGTKGTCTIGRGPNPRIEGQNPWSFEGQKNDMYQHEHDVLFASIRKGQPINDGKRMATSTLLAMMGRMAAYTGQQITWEQALNSQERLVPDTIDWKGSLAVPPLPLPGKTKFI; encoded by the coding sequence ATGAACCAATCAGCTGAGGGGCTGCCCGGCCGCCGCGGCTTCCTAAAAGCCGGCGCCGTGGGTTTCCCCGCCATACTTTCCGCCGCGCAGAGCGCGAATGCAATCAAGGTTGGACTCGTCGGTGCAGGCGGCCGTGGCAGCGGTGCAGCCGCCCAGGCCCTCAAGGCTGACGACTACGCCGAACTGACGGCCGTTGCCGACATCGACATGGATACGATCGACAAGAGCCTGGCCCGCCTCCAACGTGCGGCCGGCCCCAAGATCAAGGTCGCCAGCGATAAGAAATTCATCGGCCTCGACGCCTTCCAGAAGGTGATCGACAGCGGCGTGGACGTGGTCCTGCTGGCCACACCGCCCGGCTTCCGCCCGCAGCACCTGCGCTACGCCATCGAGGCCGGCAAGCACGTCTTCTGCGAGAAGCCCGTGGCCACCGACGGACCCGGCGTCCGCCACGTCCTGGAGACCGTCGACATCGCCACCAAGAAGAACGTCTCGCTCGTCGCCGGCTTCTGCTGGCGTTATTCCAACTACATTGCGGAGACGTTCGACAAGATCGGTAGCGGCGCCATCGGTGACATCGTCGCCTACTACGCCACCTACTACACCAGCCCCGTCAAGCCCATGCCCCCCGAGAGCACCCGCCCGGCCGGCATGAGCGACACGGAATGGCAGATCCGTAACTGGTACAACTTCCAGTGGCTCTGCGGCGACAGCCTGGTGGAACAGGCCGTGCATAGCGTCGACAAGGTGGCCTGGGCCATGAAGGACCAGCCCCCCATCAGTTGCGTGGCTGTCGGCGGCCGCCAGATCCCCGCCAACGGCGGCAATATCTACGACCACTTCGCCGTCAACTACCTGTATCCCAACGGCGTCCGTGCCTTCGTAGCCAACCGCCAGACCGAGAACTGCTACAACGAGAACTCCGACTACATCCTCGGCACCAAGGGTACCTGCACCATCGGCCGCGGCCCCAATCCGCGCATCGAAGGCCAGAATCCCTGGAGCTTTGAAGGCCAGAAGAACGACATGTACCAGCACGAGCACGACGTGCTGTTCGCCTCCATCCGCAAGGGCCAGCCGATCAACGACGGCAAGCGCATGGCCACCTCCACGCTGCTCGCCATGATGGGCCGCATGGCCGCCTACACCGGCCAGCAGATCACCTGGGAACAGGCTCTCAACTCCCAGGAACGCCTTGTCCCCGACACCATCGACTGGAAGGGCAGCCTCGCCGTTCCGCCGCTGCCGCTGCCGGGCAAGACCAAGTTCATTTAG
- a CDS encoding sulfite exporter TauE/SafE family protein — MPAPEFTLTVFLISIAAGLIGALTGLGGGIVVTPALTLLLGVDLRYAIGASLVSVIATSSGAAAAYVRDGLSNIRIAMFLEIATTIGAICGALLAGRTPTQALALLFGVVLLHSAWQVTRIQGDHASTAAPDSFSARLRLGGVYHAREGSISYEVGRAKLGFALMYVAGALSGLLGIGSGALKVIAMDRIMGIPFKVSTATSSFMIGVTAVASAAIYLKRGYIQPAIALPVMLGVLSGSLLGARLLPRLPVLTLRRIFAVVVAVIALEMIRSALSGRI, encoded by the coding sequence ATGCCAGCCCCAGAGTTCACATTGACGGTGTTCCTGATCTCGATCGCAGCCGGTCTCATCGGCGCCCTGACGGGGCTGGGCGGCGGCATTGTCGTAACCCCGGCCCTCACGCTGCTGCTGGGCGTGGACCTGCGTTACGCCATCGGCGCCAGCCTGGTTTCCGTCATCGCGACGTCGTCGGGCGCGGCAGCGGCCTATGTGCGCGACGGGCTGTCCAACATCCGGATCGCGATGTTCCTGGAGATCGCCACGACCATCGGAGCGATCTGCGGAGCGCTGCTGGCGGGCAGGACACCGACGCAGGCATTGGCGCTGCTGTTTGGCGTGGTGCTGCTGCACTCGGCCTGGCAGGTGACCCGGATTCAGGGCGACCACGCGTCGACGGCGGCTCCGGACTCCTTCTCGGCGCGCCTGCGCCTGGGCGGCGTCTATCACGCCAGGGAAGGCTCCATCTCCTATGAGGTGGGCCGCGCCAAACTGGGCTTCGCGCTGATGTACGTGGCCGGGGCGCTCTCGGGGCTGCTGGGGATCGGCTCGGGCGCTTTGAAGGTCATCGCGATGGACCGGATCATGGGGATTCCGTTCAAGGTCTCCACGGCGACCAGCAGCTTCATGATCGGCGTCACGGCGGTGGCCAGTGCGGCCATCTACCTGAAGCGCGGGTACATTCAGCCGGCGATCGCCCTGCCGGTGATGCTGGGCGTGTTGAGCGGATCCCTGTTGGGCGCGCGTTTGCTGCCGCGCCTGCCGGTGCTCACGTTGCGCCGGATCTTCGCCGTCGTTGTCGCGGTGATCGCCCTGGAAATGATTCGCAGCGCCCTGTCGGGGAGGATTTAA
- a CDS encoding LysR substrate-binding domain-containing protein, protein MELKQIASFVAVAERLSFVRAAEALHLSQPALSAQIQQLEEDLGVRLLERNRRVVRLTDAGSVFLLEARDLLARAQAAGDRARKAAHGEVGRLRIAFVFSAALEVVPQIVAEFRKKHPGVRLDLVNLRTVNQVQGLLDESLDIGFLRLPTSHPQLKITIIHREPFAAILPPGHPLGAVRRFSLARLRDEPFVSYGREWAPGYFDATMRMCAQAGFSPHVVQETSEMYTAIALTAVGVGVAIVPRSVLSAHAHNVVVRPLPPSLGVSEIGVATRAAEPSALVRAFVELAQAHGGLGGSGQ, encoded by the coding sequence ATGGAACTCAAACAGATCGCCTCCTTCGTTGCTGTCGCGGAACGGCTGAGCTTCGTGCGTGCGGCTGAGGCGCTGCATCTCTCGCAACCCGCGCTCTCGGCGCAGATTCAGCAACTGGAGGAGGATCTCGGGGTGCGGCTGCTGGAGCGGAACCGGCGGGTAGTGCGGCTGACGGACGCGGGGTCTGTCTTCCTGCTGGAAGCGCGCGACCTGCTGGCTCGGGCCCAGGCGGCGGGCGACCGGGCGCGCAAAGCCGCCCACGGCGAGGTGGGCCGGCTGCGCATCGCGTTTGTCTTCTCCGCCGCGCTGGAAGTGGTGCCGCAGATCGTGGCCGAGTTCCGGAAGAAGCATCCCGGCGTGCGCCTGGATCTGGTGAACCTGCGCACGGTGAACCAGGTGCAAGGGCTGCTGGATGAGTCGCTGGATATCGGTTTCCTGCGGCTGCCGACGTCGCACCCGCAGCTCAAAATCACGATTATTCATCGGGAGCCGTTTGCGGCGATCCTGCCGCCCGGGCATCCGCTGGGCGCGGTGCGGCGGTTCTCCCTGGCGCGGCTGCGGGACGAGCCGTTCGTGTCGTATGGGCGGGAGTGGGCTCCGGGGTACTTCGACGCCACGATGCGCATGTGCGCGCAGGCCGGGTTCAGCCCGCATGTCGTGCAGGAGACCAGCGAGATGTACACGGCCATTGCGCTGACGGCGGTGGGCGTCGGAGTGGCGATTGTGCCGCGGTCGGTGCTCTCGGCGCATGCGCACAACGTGGTGGTGCGGCCGCTGCCTCCGTCGCTGGGCGTTTCGGAGATCGGGGTGGCGACGCGCGCGGCCGAGCCGTCCGCGCTGGTGCGCGCCTTCGTGGAACTGGCCCAGGCTCACGGCGGGTTGGGCGGCTCCGGTCAGTAA
- a CDS encoding FAD:protein FMN transferase, which translates to MGTLVRVVIETRERDRADHALRAAFGRLRELDATLSDYKPDSELNRLCRAGSAQVSVDLFRNIEAAQSLAVATHGAFDITIGDRTRSSTFRDVELDAKTRTVTLRKPNMKLDLGAIGKGYAGDEMLRVLRAHGCPHSMVALSGDIVVGEGAWHVMIEAAQQTFKLKNSAVSTAGDTGRRHIRDARTGQLVEQVWLVSVLAKTGLEADGLDTALRIIGEEEGRKLAAARHVKAWFRRVA; encoded by the coding sequence ATGGGCACCCTCGTTCGCGTGGTCATCGAAACCCGCGAACGGGACCGGGCCGACCACGCCCTGCGCGCCGCCTTCGGCCGGCTCCGCGAACTCGACGCGACCCTCTCTGACTACAAGCCCGACAGCGAGCTAAACCGTCTCTGCCGCGCCGGCAGCGCCCAGGTCTCCGTCGACCTCTTCCGCAATATCGAAGCCGCCCAAAGCCTCGCCGTCGCCACCCACGGAGCCTTCGACATCACCATCGGCGACCGCACCCGCTCGTCCACCTTCCGCGATGTCGAGCTGGACGCCAAAACCCGCACCGTCACCCTACGTAAACCCAACATGAAGCTGGATTTAGGAGCGATCGGCAAAGGCTACGCCGGCGACGAGATGCTGCGCGTCCTGCGCGCCCACGGCTGTCCCCATTCGATGGTCGCCCTCAGTGGCGACATCGTCGTCGGCGAAGGCGCCTGGCACGTCATGATCGAGGCCGCCCAGCAGACCTTCAAGCTGAAGAACTCCGCCGTCTCCACCGCCGGTGACACCGGCCGCCGCCACATCCGCGACGCCCGCACGGGCCAACTGGTGGAGCAGGTCTGGCTGGTTTCGGTCCTGGCCAAAACGGGTCTCGAGGCCGACGGCCTGGACACCGCCCTGCGCATCATCGGCGAGGAGGAAGGCCGCAAACTGGCCGCGGCCCGCCACGTGAAAGCCTGGTTCCGGCGCGTCGCCTGA
- a CDS encoding NAD-dependent epimerase/dehydratase family protein, which translates to MANYLITGGAGFIGSHLSEKLLAAGHTVTALDDLSSGSRLNIAHLLDESRFRFVESSVLQCAALGELVASADAVFHLAATVGVFNIIRSPVETIGNNIDGTQAVLRAAAANKTKVLLTSTSEVYGKSEHAPFAEDDDLVLGPTSKGRWSYAASKIIDEFLALAFWREFGVPTVVTRLFNTIGPRQTGEYGMVVPRFVKQALRSQPLQVFGNGQQSRSFTDVNDVVEWLTRLITIDAAVGQVINLGNIVEISITELAQRVLAITGSRSEIEYVPYTQAYEHGFEDIARRVPDISKVVALTGCRPQIGLDETLERIRQSLLAGQVAG; encoded by the coding sequence ATGGCAAACTATCTCATCACCGGCGGTGCGGGCTTTATAGGCTCGCATCTCTCCGAGAAACTACTGGCCGCGGGACACACGGTAACGGCGCTGGACGACCTCTCCAGCGGGTCGCGCCTCAACATCGCGCACCTGCTCGATGAGAGCCGCTTCCGCTTTGTCGAGTCGTCCGTACTCCAGTGCGCCGCGCTCGGTGAACTCGTCGCCTCCGCCGATGCCGTCTTCCACCTGGCCGCCACCGTCGGCGTCTTCAACATCATCAGGAGCCCCGTCGAGACCATCGGCAACAACATCGACGGCACCCAGGCCGTCCTGCGCGCCGCCGCGGCCAACAAAACCAAGGTCCTGCTCACGTCGACCTCCGAGGTCTACGGCAAGAGCGAGCACGCTCCTTTCGCCGAAGACGACGACCTCGTCCTCGGCCCCACCAGCAAAGGCCGCTGGAGCTATGCCGCCAGCAAGATCATCGACGAGTTCCTCGCCCTCGCCTTCTGGCGGGAATTCGGTGTACCCACCGTCGTCACCCGTCTCTTCAACACCATCGGACCCCGCCAAACCGGCGAGTACGGCATGGTCGTCCCGCGCTTCGTCAAACAGGCGCTCAGGAGCCAGCCCCTCCAGGTGTTCGGCAACGGCCAGCAGTCCCGCTCATTCACCGACGTCAACGATGTCGTCGAGTGGCTCACCCGCCTCATCACCATCGACGCCGCCGTCGGCCAGGTCATCAACCTCGGCAACATCGTCGAGATCTCGATCACCGAACTCGCCCAGCGCGTCCTCGCCATCACCGGCTCCCGGTCCGAAATCGAGTACGTCCCTTACACGCAGGCCTACGAGCACGGCTTCGAGGACATCGCCCGCCGCGTCCCCGACATCAGCAAGGTGGTCGCCCTCACCGGCTGCCGCCCGCAAATCGGCCTGGACGAAACCCTCGAACGCATCCGTCAATCCCTGCTGGCCGGCCAGGTGGCGGGATGA